The DNA sequence ATTGCACAGACTCACTTGCATATTGGCGCCAAAAATTCCCGAAGCCACATCCGAATAGAGGTGCTCAGCCCTGCTCAGGAAATAATCGTAAAGCGCCTCTGCCCGCTCTGGCGGCGCGGCATTGCTGAACCCCGGCCGCAACCCCTTGCCGGTATCGGCGGCCAGCGTGAACTGGGAAACAACCATCAGGCCACCGCCCATCTGCTGAAGATTGAGGTTCATCCTGTTCCCATCATCGGGAAAGATACGGTAATTGAGCACCTTGTGAAGTAATCGGGCAGCAGTTTCCTCACTGTCACCGGCCTGAACACCCAGCAACAGCAGGAGACCCGGACCAATTTCACCCACTCTGTCGCCGTTGACCTCGACAGTGGCATAGCTGACACGCTGTATCAGTCCTAACATGATGCCCCCCTACAGAACCTGGTTTGCTGGCGAGCCCGCCAGATAAGATCGCAGATTGTCTGCTGCCAACATGACCAAACGCTGCCTGGCTTCACGAGCCACCCATGCACTGTGGGGTGTGACAATCAGGTTGGGCAGATCGGGATTGAGCAGCGGATTGCCATCGACAGGGGGCTCTTCGGTAAGCACATCCACCCCCGCACCGGCAATCTCCCCAGCTTCCAACGCATCCGCCAGCGCCTGCTCTTCCACCAGACCACCTCTGGCACAGTTAATCAACAATGCCGACCGCTTCATCATAGCCAGCTCGCGCCGACCAATCAGGTGGCGGGTTTTCGCTGTGAGCGGGCAATGCAGACTGACCACATCGGCTTCGCGAAGCAATCTGTCCAGCGGTATTCGCGTGTCGCCGCCGCTCTGTCGCCATGGTAGGGAGGCGATGTCCACCCGCATAGAAAATGCCCGGCCAATTTCGGCTACCCCCTGACCCAGTCGCCCGTATCCGATAATGCCGAGGGTCTTTCCCGCCAGCTCTGAAACCGGGTAGTCCAGCAGACAAAAGGTAGAGCTATTGGCCCAACGCCCATCCAGTGCGGCAATATTGTAATCAGCCAGACGCGTTGTCAGCGCCAGAATCATGGCCCAGGTGTGCTGAACCACCGAACCGGTACCATAGCCAGTCACATTGGTGACCACCACACCACTCGCCCTCGCAGCACTGATGTCCACCACATTGGTGCCGGTGGCCAGTACACCGATATAACGCAGCTCGGGTGTCAGATCCGCCGGCCCGATCAAGACCTTATTGGTCAGCACCACGTCGACACCGGCGATGCGTTCGACAAGCTCTGCCGGCTCGGTATTGCCGTAGACTGCCCACGACAACGGCAGGTCCGTAATCGGTCGCAAATCCACACCCTCTGATCCAAGGCTGTCGGCGTCGAGAATTACCCCTTTCATATTCGCTGCCCGAAAGTTATCTTGCCATCCAACGTCATAACACTGGAGTGTACCCGATGTCCCCGAAACCGCGCATCGTCATCACCTATTGTTCGCGCTGTCAGTGGCTGCTGCGCTCAGCCTGGCTGGCACAGGAGCTGCTGACCACTTTTGCCGATGATCTTGCAGAAGTTGCCCTGAGACCGGCAGAAACCAGCGGCACCTTCGAAATTTTTCTCGATGAGCAGTCGCTCTGGGAGCGCACTCGGGACGGCGGTTTCCCGGAGGCAAAAATACTCAAGCAACGGGTGCGCAACCTGATTGATCCCGATCGCCCGCTGGGCCATACCGACCGGTAAATACTTCACCAACGACTGACGTGCGGCGCGCCAGTTTCTTCTGGCATAATGTGCCGCTTGTGCCTACCCACCAGAAGAATAAGGAACACTCATGTCAGCAAGGTTACTGAGAATTTACCAATCCATCGTTCTTCGACATCCTCTGGCTGTCTTGTTAGCGGTACTATTATTGGCAGTGGGCATGGCTTTCGGGTTGCCGAACTTCAAGTTGGACGCCTCTGCTGACTCCCTAACCCTGGAACACGACACAGACCTGGATTACTACCGAAAAACACTGCAACACTACGGTAGCAGTGACTTTCTGGTTGTCACCTACACCCCCAAAGAAGGGGATCTTTTTGACGATGCATCGCTGGCAACACTGGCGGAAATTCGCGATGAACTGAAGCAAATCGAGGGCGTCGCCAATGTTACCTCCATGCTCGACGTCCCCCTGCTCTACAGCCCCAAGGTCAAGATATCTCAACTCAAGGATGAGCCTCGCACGCTCTTGGACGAAGACACCAACCGAGATATGGCCCGCAAGGAGTTTCTCGAAAGTCCCATCTATCGCAACCTGATCCTCAGCCCGGATGGCCAAACTACGGCGCTGTTGGCCACCATGGAGCTGGACCGGAAATACCTCGACCTGGTTCGCAAACGGGACGCCCTGCGGCTGAAGCGGGATACCGAAGGGCTGACACCAGAGGAAGAAATCGAACTGGAACGGGTGAGCGAAGAATTCCTCAACTACCGTACCGAACGCGCTGCCATTGAGCACCAAAGGGTGGATGAGGTGCGTAAGAAAATGGCGGCCTTCGAGGACCGCGCAGAGCTGTTCCTCGGTGGACCCAGTATGATTACCGCCGACATGATTGACTTTATCAAAAGCGATCTGCGAATTTTTGGCACCGGTATTGTGCTGTTTATTATCCTGACCCTGGCCATCATTTTCCGGCAAATTCGCTGGGTCGTTCTGCCACTGCTGACCTGTCTGCTATCGGTGGAAATCATGCTCGGTTACCTGAGCTGGATTGACTGGCGATTGACCGTGATCTCTTCGAACTTTGTAGCGCTACTGTTGATTATCACCCTCGCGCTGACCATTCATCTGATTGTTCGCTACCGCGAAATCCTGGCCGAATCTCCTGAGCGCAGCCAAATGGAACTGGTCAGTGAAACCGTTAATTACATGGCCCGCCCCTGCCTGTACACCGTGCTCACCACCGTGGTGGCTTTTGTCTCCCTTGTGGTCAGTGACATCCGACCAGTAATCGATTTTGGCTGGATGATGACCATGGGGATTACCCTGGCACTGGCACTGGCATTTCTGGTGATTCCCGCCGGCATGATGCTGCTGGGCAAGGGCCATAACAACGACAGTGGTGACAACTCGGCGGCCTATACCCTGTATTTTTCACGGTTCACCGAAAATCACGGCGGACTGGTTCTGGGCCTGGCCTTGCTGGCTGCAGTGATCAGCGGCTGGGGGATCTCCCAGTTGCAGGTGGAGAACCGGTTTATAGACTATTTCCGCTCTGACACCGAAATTCATCAGGGGCTCTCCGTTATCGATGAAAAGCTGGGGGGCACCACGCCACTGGATATCATTCTGGATGCACCCGACACAGCCACGTCACACGCCAGCGGTGACAATAGTGCCGGTGCGGGTGAAGAAGATCCGTTTGCTGCGGAAGATCCGTTTGCGGCAGAGGACCCCTTCGCTGCAGAAGACCCCTTTGCCGACGATGGCAGCACCGGTAAAGAGACTTCGACCAACAGTTACTGGTTCACAGGGGTCGGGATTCAGAAGCTGAACCAGATACATGATTACCTGGAGTCACTTCCTGAAGTGGGCAAGGTCAACTCTCTCGCAATGATCACCGACGTCGCCGAAGACCTGATGGGCCACCGCCTGAACGATCTGGAACTGGCCTTTCTCCGCAACAGTTTGTCCCGGGACAATGCCGCTTTTCTGGTTGACCCCTACATTGACGACGAACTGAACCAGGCCCGCATTACGCTGCGAATCCGGGAAACCGGCGGCGAACTGAAACGACCGGAACTACTGAAAAATATTCGCCAGTTTGCCGTGGACGAGCTGGGATTGCAGGAGGATCAGGTGCATCTGACCAGCCTGCTGGTACTTTACAACAATATGCTTCAAAGCCTGTTCCGCTCCCAGATTTTGACCCTGGGAGCCGTTTTTATCGGCATCATGGCCATGTTTATTGTGCTGTTCCGCTCACTGTCGATTTCCCTTATTGCTATCTTGCCGAACATGCTTGCCGCCACCGTGGTACTGGGCGGCATGGGGCTTGCCAGAATCCCCCTGGACATGATGACCATTACCATCGCGGCCATCACTGTGGGTATTGGTGTGGATCACGCGATTCACTACATCACCCGTTTCCGGCGGGAATTTGCCGTGGATCGCGACTACATCGCCACCATGCACCGGGCTCATGCCAGCATAGGGCGGGCACTGTTTTACACGGCCATCACCATTATCATTGGTTTCTCCATTCTGGCTCTGTCGAACTTCATCCCTTCCGTCTATTTCGGTCTGCTCACCGGTCTGGCCATGCTGGCAGCGTTGCTCGGATCCATGACCCTGCTGCCAAAACTGATTCTGATCTTCAAGCCTTTCGGCAAGTAACAGGGGCTCTAAAAACCGCAACGGATCATCGTCTGTTGCGGTTTTTGGTCCTGTCAATTGATTCCCTGCTACACTTTTTACACAACAACCTATAAGTACAAACCTGCCGGAGAGCATTCCAACTATGCCGTTTCAACCCTGGGAACTGGTGGCCGGACTGGGTATTTTCCTTTACGGAATGATGGTTCTGGAGCAGGCGTTACGCACACTCGGCACCCGAGCCTTCCGTCACATACTGAGGGATTACACCAATACGCCGGTACGCGGGGTCATGATGGGTATCATCAGCACCGCCTGCCTGCAGAGCAGCTCCATGGTCGGTCTTATCGTGCTGGCCTTTGTGGGGGCGGGCATCCTCACCATGGCCAACGCACTGGGGGTCATTTTCGGCGCCAGTCTGGGAACCACCTTCACCGGATGGATTGTCGCCACCATCGGTTTCAAACTCAGTCTCACAGAATATGCCTTGCCGCTACTGGCAGTGGGGACTCTCGGCACCGTATTTATCAGCACTGAACATCGACGCCACAGTCAGGCCAGATTACTACTCGGACTGGGATTGCTGCTGATGGGACTCGACTTTATGAAAACCAGCATGGGGACGCTGGTCGAGCAGAGTGTTCCGGGGGTATTTGCCGATTACCCGATCCTTTTCTATGCACTGGGGGGTCTGCTATTTACGGCATTGGTTCAGTCCAGCTCAGCCACCATGATGATTGTACTAAGCGCTATTCACGCCGGGATTATGCCACTCACTACCGCGGCAGCCATCATGGCAGGTGCAAATCTGGGCACCACCGTCACGGTTGTTATGGGGAGCTTGAAAGGTTCCCCGGACAAACACCGGGTGGCGCTGGCCCACTTTATCTTCCACCTGCTGTCCAGCCTGATCGGGCTGGCGCTCTTGTACCCGATCCTGCAGCTGATTACCGACACCCTGACAGTACAGGACCCCATGTACGCCGTGGTGTTGTTCCACTCCCTGTTTAACCTGTTTGCGATTATCCTGTTCCTGCCCTTCATCTCACCATTCGCCCGCTGGCTGCAAAACCGCTTTGCCGACGAAGATGGCAGTGGTTGTCAATTCATCACCAAGGTTCCGGCCAGCGTCAGCGATGCCGCCAGTGAGGCCATACACCAGGAAGTGATCCGGCTGTTTTACCGGGTCATCATCCTCAATCTTCGGGTTCTGAAAATACGTCCGCAAGAACTGCTACAGGAATACGAGGGCTATCGGGTATATCGTGATATCAGCCTCAAAAATCCCAGCTACGATGACCAGTACGCGGATATCAAACACACCGAACAGCAAATCCTGCACTACGCCAACCGGGTCTTGCAGGAAAAGGCCAGTAGCGATGAAGCACAGATTGTTTCCGGGCTGCTGCACGCGGCCAGGGATATGGTATTCAGTGCCAAAAGCTTCAAGGACATACGACTCAACATCGTGGAGTTGCGGATGCAGTCCGACGATGAGGAAATGATAGAAACCATCCGTCACGATACCCGTGTCATTTACCGGCACCTGCTCAACCTGCTGGAAAAAACCGACCCCATATTGATTGCCGAAAAGCGCGAGCAACTGGACACTGAAATCAATTTGTCTCACGACCGCCTCCATCAAATGATTACCCGCTACAGCGACGGCGATGGTATTGGTGTCCCTCTCTCGACACTACTCAATGTCAACCGGGAAATGCTGGTATCCAACCAGATGCTGGCAACGGCCCTTAGGGATCTGGTCGAGGCCAGGTAGCCACCAGGATCCCATTTGGCGATTTGTCACTCATGCCCCGTTTGCCACCCCGCAAGCAACTGACTATAGTCGTGAGCGAACTTCTGAAGACGGAGAACATGACGGATGAAAACACGAGCAGCGGTCGCTTTTGGCGCAGGAAAACCCCTAGAAGTGGTTGAGGTTGACCTGCAGGGACCGAAAGCCGGGGAAGTGCTGGTGGAGATCAAAGCCACCGGCGTTTGTCACACCGATGCATTCACCCTCTCCGGCGATGACCCGGAAGGCGCTTTCCCGACCATTCTCGGTCACGAGGGTGCCGGAGTCGTGGTAGAGGTGGGCGCCGGGGTTAAAAACCTCAAGCCCGGCGATCACGTCATCCCCCTCTACACCCCGGAATGCCGGGAATGCGATTTCTGCCTCAACCCGAAAACCAATCTCTGTCAGGCTATCCGCAGCACTCAGGGCCAGGGGTTAATGCCCGACGGCACCAGCCGGTTT is a window from the Porticoccus hydrocarbonoclasticus MCTG13d genome containing:
- the dtd gene encoding D-aminoacyl-tRNA deacylase — protein: MLGLIQRVSYATVEVNGDRVGEIGPGLLLLLGVQAGDSEETAARLLHKVLNYRIFPDDGNRMNLNLQQMGGGLMVVSQFTLAADTGKGLRPGFSNAAPPERAEALYDYFLSRAEHLYSDVASGIFGANMQVSLCNDGPVTFMLEG
- a CDS encoding D-2-hydroxyacid dehydrogenase, encoding MKGVILDADSLGSEGVDLRPITDLPLSWAVYGNTEPAELVERIAGVDVVLTNKVLIGPADLTPELRYIGVLATGTNVVDISAARASGVVVTNVTGYGTGSVVQHTWAMILALTTRLADYNIAALDGRWANSSTFCLLDYPVSELAGKTLGIIGYGRLGQGVAEIGRAFSMRVDIASLPWRQSGGDTRIPLDRLLREADVVSLHCPLTAKTRHLIGRRELAMMKRSALLINCARGGLVEEQALADALEAGEIAGAGVDVLTEEPPVDGNPLLNPDLPNLIVTPHSAWVAREARQRLVMLAADNLRSYLAGSPANQVL
- a CDS encoding SelT/SelW/SelH family protein, with amino-acid sequence MSPKPRIVITYCSRCQWLLRSAWLAQELLTTFADDLAEVALRPAETSGTFEIFLDEQSLWERTRDGGFPEAKILKQRVRNLIDPDRPLGHTDR
- a CDS encoding efflux RND transporter permease subunit; this translates as MSARLLRIYQSIVLRHPLAVLLAVLLLAVGMAFGLPNFKLDASADSLTLEHDTDLDYYRKTLQHYGSSDFLVVTYTPKEGDLFDDASLATLAEIRDELKQIEGVANVTSMLDVPLLYSPKVKISQLKDEPRTLLDEDTNRDMARKEFLESPIYRNLILSPDGQTTALLATMELDRKYLDLVRKRDALRLKRDTEGLTPEEEIELERVSEEFLNYRTERAAIEHQRVDEVRKKMAAFEDRAELFLGGPSMITADMIDFIKSDLRIFGTGIVLFIILTLAIIFRQIRWVVLPLLTCLLSVEIMLGYLSWIDWRLTVISSNFVALLLIITLALTIHLIVRYREILAESPERSQMELVSETVNYMARPCLYTVLTTVVAFVSLVVSDIRPVIDFGWMMTMGITLALALAFLVIPAGMMLLGKGHNNDSGDNSAAYTLYFSRFTENHGGLVLGLALLAAVISGWGISQLQVENRFIDYFRSDTEIHQGLSVIDEKLGGTTPLDIILDAPDTATSHASGDNSAGAGEEDPFAAEDPFAAEDPFAAEDPFADDGSTGKETSTNSYWFTGVGIQKLNQIHDYLESLPEVGKVNSLAMITDVAEDLMGHRLNDLELAFLRNSLSRDNAAFLVDPYIDDELNQARITLRIRETGGELKRPELLKNIRQFAVDELGLQEDQVHLTSLLVLYNNMLQSLFRSQILTLGAVFIGIMAMFIVLFRSLSISLIAILPNMLAATVVLGGMGLARIPLDMMTITIAAITVGIGVDHAIHYITRFRREFAVDRDYIATMHRAHASIGRALFYTAITIIIGFSILALSNFIPSVYFGLLTGLAMLAALLGSMTLLPKLILIFKPFGK
- a CDS encoding Na/Pi cotransporter family protein; translation: MPFQPWELVAGLGIFLYGMMVLEQALRTLGTRAFRHILRDYTNTPVRGVMMGIISTACLQSSSMVGLIVLAFVGAGILTMANALGVIFGASLGTTFTGWIVATIGFKLSLTEYALPLLAVGTLGTVFISTEHRRHSQARLLLGLGLLLMGLDFMKTSMGTLVEQSVPGVFADYPILFYALGGLLFTALVQSSSATMMIVLSAIHAGIMPLTTAAAIMAGANLGTTVTVVMGSLKGSPDKHRVALAHFIFHLLSSLIGLALLYPILQLITDTLTVQDPMYAVVLFHSLFNLFAIILFLPFISPFARWLQNRFADEDGSGCQFITKVPASVSDAASEAIHQEVIRLFYRVIILNLRVLKIRPQELLQEYEGYRVYRDISLKNPSYDDQYADIKHTEQQILHYANRVLQEKASSDEAQIVSGLLHAARDMVFSAKSFKDIRLNIVELRMQSDDEEMIETIRHDTRVIYRHLLNLLEKTDPILIAEKREQLDTEINLSHDRLHQMITRYSDGDGIGVPLSTLLNVNREMLVSNQMLATALRDLVEAR